A stretch of Electrophorus electricus isolate fEleEle1 chromosome 3, fEleEle1.pri, whole genome shotgun sequence DNA encodes these proteins:
- the apof gene encoding uncharacterized protein apof, with protein sequence MWGSKPKWLLLVLFLLSDKVHTQAPPTPSLKNSHGPITSGLGVSPLPSLLPLMTINQETEQEPKEKIRGEPNTDSAHHLISALKASLHGQVHLHGNLSCAELVAAPWIGEGFAQVLLGLVIVPVLVSGGCVFEAQLLVVKLYALLGEDDTQALLEDVVALMRRGREMPLHISSTPPTLRAQSHRHLQAVMFNIHQLVKAGQKVGVLLNSGQEKYCQGWLRVKGAHLLGLMANHGEHLYLKEAKKVCKRLGHDCAGVIHEGKRYLVILRSGSRIVPLASPGQSESWIQQCGVGSVRWRRNAAPQYDCKNEKEKRVHNVVEWIPAVSTLYNLGTAVYYASVNCSSTAKERAILTAVDLGTDALMATTGGTAGVAVYALGSGLKTGVKVGLKYLLNSMNQEHDLLMNQNSWENGTITSK encoded by the coding sequence ATGTGGGGCTCCAAGCCCAAGTGGCTTCTTCTAGTCCTCTTCCTGCTGTCGGACAAAGTTCATACCCAAGCTCCACCCACTCCTAGCCTCAAGAACAGCCATGGGCCAATCACCTCTGGTCTCGGTGTGTCTCCACTCCCATCACTTTTGCCATTGATGACCATAAACCAGGAGACAGAACAGGAACCAAAGGAGAAGATCAGAGGAGAACCCAACACGGACTCTGCACACCACCTTATTTCTGCCCTCAAGGCCTCTCTACATGGTCAGGTACACCTCCATGGAAATTTGAGCTGTGCAGAGCTGGTTGCAGCACCATGGATTGGAGAAGGCTTTGCACAGGTGTTGCTGGGCCTGGTTATTGTGCCTGTGCTGGTGTCTGGAGGATGTGTATTCGAAGCCCAGTTACTGGTTGTGAAGCTCTATGCACTACTCGGAGAAGATGACACGCAAGCGCTTCTGGAGGATGTAGTTGCGCTAATGAGGCGTGGCAGAGAGATGCCTCTCCACATTTCCTCCACACCGCCCACTCTGAGAGCGCAGTCACACCGCCACCTGCAGGCAGTAATGTTTAACATCCATCAGCTTGTGAAGGCAGGTCAGAAGGTGGGTGTATTGTTGAACTCTGGGCAGGAGAAATATTGCCAAGGCTGGCTGAGGGTGAAGGGTGCACATTTACTGGGATTGATGGCCAATCATGGTGAACACCTGTACCTGAAAGAGGCCAAGAAGGTTTGTAAAAGGCTTGGGCATGACTGTGCAGGTGTGATTCATGAAGGTAAGCGGTACCTTGTCATCCTGAGGTCCGGCAGCCGGATAGTGCCCTTGGCTTCTCctggccaatcagagagctGGATTCAGCAGTGTGGGGTGGGATCTGTGCGCTGGCGTAGAAATGCAGCACCTCAGTACGACTGTaagaatgaaaaggagaaacGTGTGCATAATGTAGTAGAGTGGATCCCTGCAGTGTCCACGCTCTATAACCTGGGCACAGCTGTTTACTATGCATCTGTTAACTGTTCAAGCACAGCAAAAGAGAGAGCCATCCTCACTGCTGTGGATCTGGGCACTGATGCCCTCATGGCTACTACTGGAGGCACTGCTGGTGTGGCTGTATATGCCCTGGGGTCAGGGCTTAAAACTGGTGTGAAGGTGGGATTAAAATACTTGCTAAACAGCATGAACCAAGAACATGACTTGCTAATGAACCAGAACAGTTGGGAGAATGGAACAATCACCagcaagtaa
- the stat2 gene encoding signal transducer and activator of transcription 2 isoform X1, with translation MSRWERLKQLDSVSLQKLDELYSGEQLPMAVREYLAQWIEDQDWEHASRDTSRAVVLFQVLLENLDNQYSRFMQERAFLMQRNFRRFKQDFQIYQEDPCPLAETINWFLSKEQEILEAAELANEVQRLEVQQSSMELEKQRLVEKNIIDFKNKVQAMEYSLRGIEEQQDEFDFKYQTHKMDGTADAAEKNEQVRVLQQMINRINESRMSFLSQMSSLLESFDSLLCMVLEELEEWKSRQQISCIGAPDDTNLEPLEKWFTQLGEGGFQLRKFLEKLEELQGKLSYEQDPIKVQKPILQEQLDLILTSLLKSAFIVETQPSMPQGRGPLVLRTNVQFSVKTRFLFKVPELNHAMKVTVSIDKEVPQVKGYRRFNVLGTLSKVLNMSESMNGGMVADFRHLTLKEQKVGGGGKGTSDMSLSVTEELHVIHLETQFDLHGLSVSLETSTLPVVVISNSSQQQSAWASVLWFNMLRADSKNLLFFASSPTASWSQFGEMLSWQFLSCGKRGLNSDQLDTIAQKLFGKQKSYDNCKISWTKFSKENIRDTNFTLWVWMDGILNLVKLYLADLWHDGSIMGFITKAKEKSLLKGKQCGTFLLRFSESIKDGGITFSWVEYSNDGKHNVRTVQPFISADLKQIPFPEILRNFQIMEAENAPVYPLQFLYPNIPKAQAIGKYYNEKTGEASPYIKYIKTKLVFVSKENGCTNVVEGPPPGMCAQHNDPSEANEDVMSRGPGNSPMLSSCTSSPVLSNGFIDTFQHFSSDDPNVLTEGLLDINSDAFVAVGGQDPFQDSIPGAISPEADLGNNLPEFLHDTDIFISFQEFNFLVSQPLSP, from the exons ATGTCTCGGTGGGAGCGTTTGAAGCAGCTCGACTCGGTGTCCTTGCAGAAGCTGGATGAGTTGTATAGCGGAGAACAACTCCCTATGGCTGTGAGAGAGTACCTCGCACAGTGGATCGAGGACCAAGACTG GGAGCATGCTTCACGGGACACTTCACGAGCAGTGGTCCTCTTCCAGGTCTTGTTGGAGAATCTGGATAATCAGTACAGTCGTTTCATGCAGGAGAGGGCTTTTCTCATGCAACGCAACTTCAGACGCTTTAAGCAAGATTTTCAA ATTTATCAAGAGGACCCATGCCCTTTGGCAGAAACCATCAATTGGTTCTTGTCCAAAGAGCAAGAGATTCTAGAGGCTGCTGAACTAGCAAATGAA GTGCAAAGACTGGAGGTCCAGCAGAGCTCAATGGAATTAGAGAAACAGAGACTCGTAGAAAAGAATATcatagattttaaaaacaaggttcag GCAATGGAGTACTCATTGAGGGGCATAGAGGAGCAACAGGATGAATTTGATTTCAAATACCAGACACACAAAATGGATG GTACAGCGGATGCAGCGGAGAAGAATGAGCAGGTCCGAGTGCTTCAGCAGATGATCAACAGGATCAATGAGTCTAGAAtg tcctttctctctcagatgtCCTCTCTGTTGGAGTCCTTTGATTCTCTCCTGTGTATGGTTTTGGAGGAGCTAGAGGAATGGAAGAGCAGACAACAGATCTCTTGTATTGGTGCTCCTGATGACACAAATCTGGAACCCCTGGAGAAATG GTTCACGCAGCTTGGTGAGGGCGGGTTCCAACTGCGCAAATTcctggagaagctggaggaaCTGCAGGGGAAGCTGTCTTATGAACAGGATCCCATCAAAGTCCAGAAACCCATCCTGCAGGAGCAGTTAGACTTGATTTTAACAAGCCTTCTGAAGAg CGCCTTCATTGTGGAAACACAGCCCTCTATGCCTCAGGGTCGAGGCCCTCTCGTGCTGCGTACAAATGTTCAGTTCTCTGTCAAAACCAG GTTTCTTTTTAAGGTGCCTGAACTCAACCATGCTATGAAAGTCACAGTTTCCATTGACAA gGAAGTTCCACAAGTGAAAGG GTATCGGAGGTTCAATGTTCTGGGAACGCTGAGTAAAGTGCTGAATATGTCCGAGAGTATGAATGGGGGAATGGTGGCAGACTTTAGACATTTG aCTCTGAAAGAGCAGAaggtgggaggaggaggaaagggGACCAGTGAT ATGTCACTGAGTGTAACTGAGGAACTCCATGTTATACACCTTGAGACACAGTTTGATTTGCATggcctttctgtctctcttgag ACCTCCACTCTACCTGTAGTTGTGATTTCTAACTCCAGCCAGCAGCAGAGTGCATGGGCATCTGTTCTTTGGTTCAACATGCTCCGTGCTGACTCCAAG AATTTGCTGTTCTTTGCAAGCTCGCCTACCGCATCCTGGAGTCAGTTTGGAGAGATGCTGAGCTGGCAGTTTCTGTCCTGTGGGAAACGTGGCCTGAACTCAGACCAGCTTGACACTATTGCTCAGAAACTCTTCG GTAAACAAAAGAGTTATGACAATTGTAAAATATCCTGGACCAAGTTTAGCAAG GAAAATATCCGTGACACAAACTTCACTCTCTGGGTGTGGATGGATGGCATTCTGAACTTGGTTAAACTCTACCTTGCAGATTTGTGGCACgatgg gtctatCATGGGTTTCATAACTAAGGCAAAGGAGAAGTCTTTGTTGAAGGGAAAGCAGTGTGGCACTTTTCTCCTGCGCTTCAGTGAAAGCATCAAGGATGGAGGAATTACATTCAGCTGGGTGGAGTATTCTAATGATG GTAAGCACAACGTGCGGACGGTGCAGCCATTTATCAGTGCAGACCTGAAGCAGATTCCTTTCCCAGAGATTCTTCGCAACTTTCAAATCATGGAAGCCGAGAACGCTCCAGTGTACCCGCTCCAGTTCCTGTACCCAAACATCCCAAAGGCTCAGGCCATTGGCAAGTACTACAATGAAAAGACAGGAG AGGCAAGTCCTTACATTAAGTATATTAAAACCAAGCTGGTCTTTGTTTCAAAAGA GAATGGGTGTACAAATGTGGTTGAGGGGCCACCTCCTGGTATGTGTGCTCAGCACAATG ACCCTTCTGAGGCGAATGAAGATGTCATGTCTAGAGGTCCAGGGAACTCCCCTATGCTTTCCAGCTGTACCAGCAGTCCTGTTTTATCCAATGGGTTTATAGACACTTTCCAGCATTTTTCCAGTGATGATCCAAATGTACTAACTGAGGGACTTCTTGACATAAATTCAGATGCATTTGTTGCTGTTGGTGGTCAAGATCCCTTCCAGGACAGCATTCCAGGAGCCATTTCCCCGGAAGCTGACCTGGGGAACAATCTGCCTGAATTTCTTCATGATACTGACATTTTTATATCCTTCCAAGAGTTTAATTTTCTTGTGAGCCAGCCTCTGAGCCCCTGA
- the stat2 gene encoding signal transducer and activator of transcription 2 isoform X2 produces MQERAFLMQRNFRRFKQDFQIYQEDPCPLAETINWFLSKEQEILEAAELANEVQRLEVQQSSMELEKQRLVEKNIIDFKNKVQAMEYSLRGIEEQQDEFDFKYQTHKMDGTADAAEKNEQVRVLQQMINRINESRMSFLSQMSSLLESFDSLLCMVLEELEEWKSRQQISCIGAPDDTNLEPLEKWFTQLGEGGFQLRKFLEKLEELQGKLSYEQDPIKVQKPILQEQLDLILTSLLKSAFIVETQPSMPQGRGPLVLRTNVQFSVKTRFLFKVPELNHAMKVTVSIDKEVPQVKGYRRFNVLGTLSKVLNMSESMNGGMVADFRHLTLKEQKVGGGGKGTSDMSLSVTEELHVIHLETQFDLHGLSVSLETSTLPVVVISNSSQQQSAWASVLWFNMLRADSKNLLFFASSPTASWSQFGEMLSWQFLSCGKRGLNSDQLDTIAQKLFGKQKSYDNCKISWTKFSKENIRDTNFTLWVWMDGILNLVKLYLADLWHDGSIMGFITKAKEKSLLKGKQCGTFLLRFSESIKDGGITFSWVEYSNDGKHNVRTVQPFISADLKQIPFPEILRNFQIMEAENAPVYPLQFLYPNIPKAQAIGKYYNEKTGEASPYIKYIKTKLVFVSKENGCTNVVEGPPPGMCAQHNDPSEANEDVMSRGPGNSPMLSSCTSSPVLSNGFIDTFQHFSSDDPNVLTEGLLDINSDAFVAVGGQDPFQDSIPGAISPEADLGNNLPEFLHDTDIFISFQEFNFLVSQPLSP; encoded by the exons ATGCAGGAGAGGGCTTTTCTCATGCAACGCAACTTCAGACGCTTTAAGCAAGATTTTCAA ATTTATCAAGAGGACCCATGCCCTTTGGCAGAAACCATCAATTGGTTCTTGTCCAAAGAGCAAGAGATTCTAGAGGCTGCTGAACTAGCAAATGAA GTGCAAAGACTGGAGGTCCAGCAGAGCTCAATGGAATTAGAGAAACAGAGACTCGTAGAAAAGAATATcatagattttaaaaacaaggttcag GCAATGGAGTACTCATTGAGGGGCATAGAGGAGCAACAGGATGAATTTGATTTCAAATACCAGACACACAAAATGGATG GTACAGCGGATGCAGCGGAGAAGAATGAGCAGGTCCGAGTGCTTCAGCAGATGATCAACAGGATCAATGAGTCTAGAAtg tcctttctctctcagatgtCCTCTCTGTTGGAGTCCTTTGATTCTCTCCTGTGTATGGTTTTGGAGGAGCTAGAGGAATGGAAGAGCAGACAACAGATCTCTTGTATTGGTGCTCCTGATGACACAAATCTGGAACCCCTGGAGAAATG GTTCACGCAGCTTGGTGAGGGCGGGTTCCAACTGCGCAAATTcctggagaagctggaggaaCTGCAGGGGAAGCTGTCTTATGAACAGGATCCCATCAAAGTCCAGAAACCCATCCTGCAGGAGCAGTTAGACTTGATTTTAACAAGCCTTCTGAAGAg CGCCTTCATTGTGGAAACACAGCCCTCTATGCCTCAGGGTCGAGGCCCTCTCGTGCTGCGTACAAATGTTCAGTTCTCTGTCAAAACCAG GTTTCTTTTTAAGGTGCCTGAACTCAACCATGCTATGAAAGTCACAGTTTCCATTGACAA gGAAGTTCCACAAGTGAAAGG GTATCGGAGGTTCAATGTTCTGGGAACGCTGAGTAAAGTGCTGAATATGTCCGAGAGTATGAATGGGGGAATGGTGGCAGACTTTAGACATTTG aCTCTGAAAGAGCAGAaggtgggaggaggaggaaagggGACCAGTGAT ATGTCACTGAGTGTAACTGAGGAACTCCATGTTATACACCTTGAGACACAGTTTGATTTGCATggcctttctgtctctcttgag ACCTCCACTCTACCTGTAGTTGTGATTTCTAACTCCAGCCAGCAGCAGAGTGCATGGGCATCTGTTCTTTGGTTCAACATGCTCCGTGCTGACTCCAAG AATTTGCTGTTCTTTGCAAGCTCGCCTACCGCATCCTGGAGTCAGTTTGGAGAGATGCTGAGCTGGCAGTTTCTGTCCTGTGGGAAACGTGGCCTGAACTCAGACCAGCTTGACACTATTGCTCAGAAACTCTTCG GTAAACAAAAGAGTTATGACAATTGTAAAATATCCTGGACCAAGTTTAGCAAG GAAAATATCCGTGACACAAACTTCACTCTCTGGGTGTGGATGGATGGCATTCTGAACTTGGTTAAACTCTACCTTGCAGATTTGTGGCACgatgg gtctatCATGGGTTTCATAACTAAGGCAAAGGAGAAGTCTTTGTTGAAGGGAAAGCAGTGTGGCACTTTTCTCCTGCGCTTCAGTGAAAGCATCAAGGATGGAGGAATTACATTCAGCTGGGTGGAGTATTCTAATGATG GTAAGCACAACGTGCGGACGGTGCAGCCATTTATCAGTGCAGACCTGAAGCAGATTCCTTTCCCAGAGATTCTTCGCAACTTTCAAATCATGGAAGCCGAGAACGCTCCAGTGTACCCGCTCCAGTTCCTGTACCCAAACATCCCAAAGGCTCAGGCCATTGGCAAGTACTACAATGAAAAGACAGGAG AGGCAAGTCCTTACATTAAGTATATTAAAACCAAGCTGGTCTTTGTTTCAAAAGA GAATGGGTGTACAAATGTGGTTGAGGGGCCACCTCCTGGTATGTGTGCTCAGCACAATG ACCCTTCTGAGGCGAATGAAGATGTCATGTCTAGAGGTCCAGGGAACTCCCCTATGCTTTCCAGCTGTACCAGCAGTCCTGTTTTATCCAATGGGTTTATAGACACTTTCCAGCATTTTTCCAGTGATGATCCAAATGTACTAACTGAGGGACTTCTTGACATAAATTCAGATGCATTTGTTGCTGTTGGTGGTCAAGATCCCTTCCAGGACAGCATTCCAGGAGCCATTTCCCCGGAAGCTGACCTGGGGAACAATCTGCCTGAATTTCTTCATGATACTGACATTTTTATATCCTTCCAAGAGTTTAATTTTCTTGTGAGCCAGCCTCTGAGCCCCTGA